The DNA region GCCGCCGCGCCGATGAGGCACCAGCAGGAGGTGACAACGCTCGCGCTCACGGCGGATCGGGCTCACGTGCTCAGCGCGGGCAAGGATGGACGCGTTCTGGCATGGGACGCGGAAACCGGGGAATTCGAGGGGGAGCTCGGCGGCCACGCGGGGTGGGTGAGCCGGATCGTGCCAATGCCGGGTGCGGCAGCGGTATCCGCAGGCTGGGACGGAATGATCCGTTTCTGGGACCTTCGCCAAGCGGGCTGCTCCGCCGCGGTGAGATCGGATGATCCGCAGCTGACACAGCTCGCGGTCACCGCGGACGGGACGTCGGCGGTGACCGCAGGGGCCAAGGGCGTCATCCGAATCTGGGACCTAGCGCGCCGACAGCAGACCGCGATGACGGCCGCGGACGAGGACGACACGGTGGTGGCGGTGGCGATCGACGGCGGCGGTGTGCGCTGGCTCGCGGAGTCAGGGCGGCTCTGGTCGTGGCGTCCCGGAGCCGAACCCGTGCAGACCCCGTTCGTCGCGGGGCTGCCAGGCGGTGGCAGGGTTACCGCGTGCGACTTCGGGCAGCACGGCGGCAGCTCTGTCATCGGGTTTGCGGACGGACGGATCGTCGCCGTGACCGACGACGGTGTCAGCGCGACAGTCTTGGCCGACGCACCCTGCGGAGCAACGGCCATCGCGCGGGACGTTTCGGGCGAGATCGTGGTCGCGACGTTCGGCCTGCCATACACCGCCTCAGACAACACGGCACGGCTGTGGACCGCCGGCGGACATGGGCCGATCGCCGACCTCGTGGGGGACTCGCCCTGGACGGCGGCCGCCGTCTCCGACGACGGCCGGACGGTCTACTTGGGCGAGGAGTCCGGCGGCGTGCACGTTATCCAGGTGATGTCGCCAAGACTCAAGCGTCCAGGTCTACATCCAGATCCAAACCCAGCCCGGCGATGAGCCGGTGGCCGACCAGCGAGCTGATCTCGCCGAGATCGACCCCTGCTGCCCGGACGGTCTCGTGCCGATTGAGATAGTCCGAGAAGGTCTGGTGGTAGAAGCTGTAGGTGGACCGACCGTCGGCAGTGCCATGGCGCAGGAACTGCGTCCAGTCGGCCAGGTATCGGACCACTTCGAGTTCCGTGATCCTCACCGCAACCGCCAGCAGGGAGGCGGACACCGGCTCGCGTAGTGCCGACAGGGAGTAAATGGTCCTCAGGCTGGCCGCGGCTCCGCCGTCACGGGACAGCATCTGTCGAAGGTGGCGGTCGTAGTACCCGGTCAGGCCCACGGGCAGGGTGTCGACGTCGTCCGGCTGCATGAGACCCCGCTCGATGTCGCCGAGGACGTAGACGAGGTACATGAAGTTGAGGTCGCTCCGCTCCAGCAGCCGGTCGATGAACTGTTCCTCGTCTGCCGCGGAGGAGAACTCGACCTTCATCTCGGGCTTGGCCAAGGAGTTGCGGATGAAGGCTGCCACGTCTGCGCGGCTCTCGTCCGGACGGTTCATCAGGTCGACGATGGTCCACGCACCGTCCGGCTGCAGCGCGGCGGTGCGCAGGCGCCTGCTTACCAAGAGGTAGACGCCGCCCGGGAGGGCGGTCGGCAGGAAGAGCGGGTTGGCGCCGGACTCCGTACGATCGAGCTCGTCAAGCGCATCGACGACGATTACGAGTCTCGCACCGGGGGTCAGGCGGCCTGCAACCTCTTCAATCAGCCTGTTGACGTATACGCCGTCTCGGTCGGCGTCCGGGCCGGGAGCCGGAAGATCCGCGCCGTACCGTTCGGACAGCTGCTCGTACAGGCTTTGCAGGAACGCACCGGTGGTGGTGACGCCGCCGCCCGCGATGTTGAAGTGCGCCGGCCAGTCGTTGCGGACGACTGCCTCGGCCAGCAACGCCGTCTTCCCGACTCCCGGCTCTCCCTGGACGATGAGATGGCCGCTGGGATGCTGGTCGAGGAAAGCCTCGATCTCCGCGAAAGCCGAGTCCCGGCCGACGAATCCGATCGTCTTGTCCCGGATGTAGGCGGCCTGGGGCCGCCGCGGCGAGATTCGGCCGTGCAAGGCGCCGGCAGCCGGTGCGGTCGGCGACGTCAATGTGATGTCGCCGCCTGTGCCCACGGCGCGACGCACCGGACCGTGGGCGGTCAGCACGGCGGCGGCGAAAGCAGCCGCGTTCGCCGCTGCCCGTTGCTGCCAACCGGCACCGTCGGCGTCGGTCTTGCGTCCGTCGGCGCGGTCGCTGATGCCGCGCACGACGAGAGTCGGCAAGTCGCTGAGGTGCGCGGCGTGGACGATGCCGGCGTCCTCCATGTCGATCGCCCCGGCGTCGTTGTGGTGCAGCACCAGATGCTCGAACAGCGTCGACTCACGGCCGTCGAGCACGACCTCGCCAGCGGCGATCGGCCGGAAGTGCACACGGAATCCGGCCTGTCCACTCGTGTCCGGGTTCGCATTCGCCTCCGTACCCGCCGTATCGGTCGGGCCGATCGCACCGCTCCAGGAGAGCTCGACGGCACGGGCCAACTCCTCCAGCCGGTACGGCATCGGCCAAGTCTGCGGTCGGGCCAGGAAGTCCTTCGATGCGGTGCCGCCGTGGTAGGCGTCCACCCGGGTGGCCACGACGACATCGCCCAGTTGCAGGTCTTTGTGCAGCGCTCCCGCCACTCCGACGCAGGTCAGCAGATCAGGGCGGAACTGGGAGACGATGCGTTCGGTGATCACCCCGGCCCGAACGTTACCCCGGCCTACGCATACCAGCGCGATCTCCTGGCCGGTCCCACGGAGCACACCTACGTCATACCGAGTGCCCGACTCGAGTTCGACAGTCTCCAAGATCTTGCAATGAGGCCGCATCGCGAGATACTCGACACGCAGCGCCGTCAGCAGCACGGTTCGCGGACGGTTGACTGACTTGGCCGATACTGGCACCACGATCTCCCGCATTGAGGATGACTCGGTTCCACGACACCAAAATCTTCGCACTCTGATCGCAAGATCGTGCGGTTTCGACGAGTTTTTGTCGCCGCCGCTCAGGCGTCATCTCGATGGCAGTTCCCAGCGGAGTGCGCCCCGCCCGAGTCACTCCATATTACCGACCTTCTTGCCGCGTCGCCCCTGCACATATTCGTGAATGGCGATGAACTTGACGCCGATGTCCAGGAGCTGCCCCTCGGCCGCCGCGACTGCGGCGGCCAGCTCGGCACTGATCGCGAAAGCGTCATGGACCTGAAGGAGCCGCTGCGCGCTGTTGCCGCGCGGCGCCTGATGCTCCCCCGAATTGACGGGTTCGAGAGCGCCGAGGTAGGGCAGGCGGCCGATGGCAGCGATTCGCTGCGCGGTGTCGGTGACAAGGAACGGTCGGCTGCGGGAACCGACGGCCACGACTGCGACCGGGCGCTCGCTCCAGCCCCACGCGGCTAGGACCTTCACGATGCCGTCCAGCATCGGGGCGGGCAGCGGCTGGTCGGGGACCTCGTCGGCGAGCAGATCGCGCAGGCGCAGGCCCCAACCGCGGTCC from Catenulispora sp. MAP5-51 includes:
- a CDS encoding AAA family ATPase produces the protein MREIVVPVSAKSVNRPRTVLLTALRVEYLAMRPHCKILETVELESGTRYDVGVLRGTGQEIALVCVGRGNVRAGVITERIVSQFRPDLLTCVGVAGALHKDLQLGDVVVATRVDAYHGGTASKDFLARPQTWPMPYRLEELARAVELSWSGAIGPTDTAGTEANANPDTSGQAGFRVHFRPIAAGEVVLDGRESTLFEHLVLHHNDAGAIDMEDAGIVHAAHLSDLPTLVVRGISDRADGRKTDADGAGWQQRAAANAAAFAAAVLTAHGPVRRAVGTGGDITLTSPTAPAAGALHGRISPRRPQAAYIRDKTIGFVGRDSAFAEIEAFLDQHPSGHLIVQGEPGVGKTALLAEAVVRNDWPAHFNIAGGGVTTTGAFLQSLYEQLSERYGADLPAPGPDADRDGVYVNRLIEEVAGRLTPGARLVIVVDALDELDRTESGANPLFLPTALPGGVYLLVSRRLRTAALQPDGAWTIVDLMNRPDESRADVAAFIRNSLAKPEMKVEFSSAADEEQFIDRLLERSDLNFMYLVYVLGDIERGLMQPDDVDTLPVGLTGYYDRHLRQMLSRDGGAAASLRTIYSLSALREPVSASLLAVAVRITELEVVRYLADWTQFLRHGTADGRSTYSFYHQTFSDYLNRHETVRAAGVDLGEISSLVGHRLIAGLGLDLDVDLDA